From Lolium perenne isolate Kyuss_39 chromosome 5, Kyuss_2.0, whole genome shotgun sequence, a single genomic window includes:
- the LOC127301124 gene encoding F-box/LRR-repeat protein 14, whose amino-acid sequence MEDLPEALVTEIVKKISRTSDLNSLSLVSKQLYTIEGNQRGAIRVGSGLCTAAEALISLCARFPNLLKVEIDYSGWIPGHGNQFDNNGLFVFSSNCSSLVDLTLSFCSYIDDSGLGCLAYCKTLASLSLNSTPQITSTGLISVAVGCTSLSALRLIDCEKIDSVEWLEYLGKNGSLEELVVKNCKGINHHDLLKFGSGWMKLQKFEFQRINGIHDIHPGYEFFDPYYDAHGRDIYDFCCESLKDLRLARIKTSPEIGLRVLLGKCKSLEKLCLEYVHALNDNDMIALSQRCSNLGSISLWLSLQRYYSEEDGYCETRTSFTDKSLYALALNCPMLQIVDLRFTGCSPDYPTEIGFTQKGFVALIQSCPIRVLVLNNANFFDDEGMKALSSSPYLDTLELILCHAVTDTGMRFIAHAPSLSNLTLRACHKVTGAGVTELRRAHKLESLVIEYCGEVSLQAAQDVTKSVHYSSKYSNALMRKIVLGGA is encoded by the coding sequence TGGTGACAGAGATTGTCAAGAAGATTAGCAGGACAAGTGATCTGAATTCTCTTTCCCTTGTGTCAAAGCAGCTCTACACGATTGAGGGGAATCAAAGGGGTGCTATCCGTGTTGGTTCTGGTCTTTGCACTGCTGCAGAAGCACTGATATCATTGTGTGCCCGGTTCCCAAATTTGTTGAAAGTTgaaatcgattactctggctggaTACCTGGACATGGAAATCAGTTTGACAACAATGGCCTCTTTGTGTTTTCATCTAACTGTTCCTCGCTGGTTGACCTCACCTTAAGCTTCTGCTCATACATCGATGACTCTGGGCTTGGTTGTTTAGCTTATTGCAAGACATTGGCGTCTCTCAGTCTGAACTCCACACCCCAAATAACTTCAACTGGGCTTATCTCGGTTGCAGTTGGTTGCACGAGTCTATCAGCTCTCCGCCTTATTGATTGCGAGAAAATCGACAGCGTGGAGTGGCTGGAATACCTTGGTAAGAATGGATCATTGGAAGAGCTTGTAGTGAAGAATTGCAAAGGAATCAATCATCATGACCTCCTAAAGTTTGGTTCAGGATGGATGAAGCTCCAGAAGTTTGAGTTTCAGAGGATAAATGGAATACATGATATTCATCCAGGTTATGAGTTCTTTGACCCCTATTACGATGCTCACGGCAGGGATATATATGATTTCTGCTGTGAGAGTTTGAAGGATTTAAGGTTGGCGCGTATTAAAACTTCTCCAGAAATAGGACTTCGTGTTCTCTTAGGGAAGTGTAAATCATTGGAGAAGCTTTGCCTTGAGTATGTTCATGCCCTAAATGACAATGACATGATTGCATTATCCCAGAGATGCAGCAACCTTGGAAGCATCTCACTTTGGCTCTCACTTCAGCGCTACTATAGTGAAGAAGATGGCTACTGTGAAACCAGGACGTCATTTACGGATAAAAGCCTTTACGCTCTAGCGCTCAACTGTCCTATGCTTCAGATCGTAGACCTCAGATTTACAGGATGTTCTCCTGACTATCCAACAGAAATAGGATTTACACAGAAGGGTTTTGTGGCACTCATTCAGTCCTGCCCAATTCGTGTTCTTGTGCTGAACAATGCCAACTTCTTTGATGACGAGGGTATGAAGGCACTTTCATCCTCACCATATCTGGACACACTTGAACTTATATTGTGTCATGCGGTAACTGATACTGGGATGCGCTTCATTGCACACGCACCATCCTTGAGTAATCTCACACTTCGGGCATGTCATAAAGTGACTGGTGCTGGAGTGACTGAACTGAGACGTGCACATAAGTTAGAATCTTTGGTTATTGAGTATTGTGGTGAGGTCTCTCTGCAAGCTGCGCAGGATGTTACCAAGTCAGTACACTACTCCAGCAAGTATTCAAACGCCCTTATGAGGAAAATAGTTTTGGGTGGTGCCTGA